Within the Arthrobacter caoxuetaonis genome, the region TCGTGGAAGATCCACATGATCCATGACACCACCCATTTGAATGGAAACATGATCGTGTCGAAGAAACCCATTTACACTCCTCAAGCCGCGGGGCGGCTGTCTTCGTCTGCCGGAATCACGGGATGATTCAGCACAATAATCCTGGGGACTGATTCCTGCGGCCAGGTCCTTCGGCCTTCGGGCACGTGGTCAACTCCGCCGTCGTTCCAGGGGTGGCAGCGGATGAGCCGGCGGGCGGCCAGCCATGTGCCCTTCACCGCACCGTGAACGGTGACGGCCTCAAGGGCATACGCAGAACAAGATGGAAAGAAGCGGCATACCGGCCCGTACAGCGGTGAGATGAGCTTGCGGTAAACCTTCAGAATCCCGATCAGGACGTTTCGGGGCAGATGCCACACGAAACGCAGTAGCGCCTTCACGAGGACAGCAGGAACATAGGCCTTCGCCGGTTGGTTGCCGGTGCGGCCCATCGTATGTCCCTCCCTCACCTTTGTGGTCACTGCCGCGAAAGCTTGCCAATGCATGCAGAGAGGGCACCAGCATAATCCGCGCTTAACTGCGCCCAAGATGCCGATGCCGCCGGCGGCAGTGCCCTGACGACAAT harbors:
- the yidD gene encoding membrane protein insertion efficiency factor YidD translates to MGRTGNQPAKAYVPAVLVKALLRFVWHLPRNVLIGILKVYRKLISPLYGPVCRFFPSCSAYALEAVTVHGAVKGTWLAARRLIRCHPWNDGGVDHVPEGRRTWPQESVPRIIVLNHPVIPADEDSRPAA